The DNA region TTTAAGGCATGTAAGGACAAAAAAGAACAAGGTGTTTGTAGCTCTGTGGACGTATGTAATAccccacaggagctggggatcACACTAGGTCACTGCTGACACAACTGCATGGAATCTTTCTGGGTGTGGTATGTTTTTACATCTCTCAAAAGAAATTGGTTACTGGGGCATCCAGTGTATTTCTGAAGTGGTTGGAttccccttccccctctccctaTTTACAGTTCCCTTTGGAGtacaagaaacattttctgtaacCTCAGCTTCCTGATTCAGCTGTTGTGATGTCAGTTATTTACGGTAACAAAAGTGAGACAATGCCTGTGGTTTGTGTGGGACAAAGCCAACCTTGTTTCTGTAAAAAGGGACAATCCTGATGTGAGAAGCCCAGGAAAGGCTAGGAAGTAGGACTCCGAGGTGGTATTTAATAAGTTCTGCCAGCTTCGTAATGGGCTTGATACTGCATTATTTCCAAGGCTACTGACAGAGGGTTTCCTTCTTTCCATAGGATTGGAAACTAATGTGAATTGAACTCTTGGAAAACTCTCTCTTTGCAGAACAAGGCTTCAGAGATAGGTATCTTGGGAAATGAATGGATTGCTAGTGGGTGGAGAGGCAGCGAGTGTCGGGATGCAAATGTTTCAATACCAATTACACGTTCTGTGGTCACAGGCAAGTCATTCTGCACCTCTGCTTACCTATCATGAAACTCATTTATTAATATTGCACTGCCTAAGCCACAGATGTAGTGAAACTTGCAGAATGCCAGTAAACTCTTGAtgtcacagagcagcaaaaggaaagaagaaacttAAAACAAAGCATGGTTAGTTATGAATGAAGAGCATCAACTTTGGTGTAGCCTAGAGAATGTCCCTTACCTGCTATCCTGCCGATTGGCATTGCGTGATCCTCGGGAGGGGAGACAGACACCATGATGTGGTTCATATAAGCTAACTCTTCTCGGTGGGACAGGTTGATGGGCTTGACCTCTCTGTGCAGCCCATCCTCAGACAACCTTGGTGGTTTGAAATCGGAGTGCCTGGGGTTCAGTATCAAAGGATGCATGATAGTGCTGGGCATCAGCTGGATGACCCTGGTGCTCTCCTGGCGAGGGCTGGAGGGCTTCTGGAGCGCCTCGGAAGGAGGTGGGCAGTGGTTGTTTTCTATTGGGGACACTGAGAGAGGATAGGGCTCCTGCTGGTTGTTCTCATGCTGGTACCTTGTCCCTGGCACCCTGTCGGCCGGGGACAGGCGACGGAGGGTGTTGTCCATGGGGGACTTCAGCGGCCGCTGGTCGGGGTCTGGCGACGGACGGTGATTGTTGGTGACGGGTGACCGCGAGCGATGCAACAGTTCAATGGTTGGGGGGGTTGTGGTGGACTGCTTCTGCCGAGGGTCTCGAGGGTCTCTGCACAAAGCCATCTGTGGACAAAAAAAGGTCCCCAAATACAGACTTTCTATATTATGAACAAGGTATAGGACCTACTGCTGACAGCttgcaaatgttttttatttgtgtgacCTACAGATGCCCAGAAAAGTACTGCATAAATGCAGATAGTTATTATTTCTACGCAGAATGAGAACAGCGAAACAATCTCCCTCCACCACCATGCAACAACAGTTCCTTGGGAAACACACTAAGAGAAATCCCATTTTGAAGAGCTGACTGAACCCTTGTGAAGAAAGTAAGCTCTGATTtagctgtgctgtgtccctgcacaaTTTTTTTGAAACTTATCTCCTGCCACTCATGTCTCTCCATGTCATTCCTCTTACTACCATGATGAGCACTGTAAggtagaaaaaaggaaagaaaagggaaaggaaagaaaaaaagagaaaatgtctcCAGGACAATACTGGTTATTAAGTTTTAGATGGTAGAGGCTTAGGTCAAGGTAGAAAATAACTCAGTCTGAAGTATGAACGAGGttgtttaaaaaacccctaGTTTTTATCCCTACTTGATTTTAAGAGCATGTTACATCTTCATAAGtatattttcatcttcttttattTAGTCTGTGGTGTTTACTGATGGATTGTACCATATAAGCACTTACATGTCTTCAGCAGGAGGACTTCTAGCATCACTCTAGCATGAACACACTTTCCCAGCTGTGATGCTTAACAGCAGTATGGAGATAAACAACTAACAATCCTCTcacaaaattacaatttttgcCAGTGCAAACTTTCAGGTTAGCTAAGGCCATCAATTTCGACTTGGGAAACTACTGCCAAGGACGAAAGCACCACCAGAGCTACAGTGACTAACAGGTTTTTAtcagaaaaacacatcaaatttcagtgctgtttgttGAAAGCCTTGGGTGATAACAGAAGGAAACTTCTGGGTATGCGTCAACAATTGAAACAAGTAGCTGCCTACTTGAGGCTGCCTGTTTGTTAACTCCATTTTCTCCGAACATTAAATGATTCTCTTGCTCTCTTGCCACGGCAGTGCCACCTGTGTGAAGATCCTGTTGAGGTGAAGACTAAAaggcttctgctgctctggaacCCAGGCAGGCATCAGGAGATGGATCAGCACATACCCAGGCCTGAACAGGAAAAGCTCAAGTCCCAAGAAAATGTAGTGCCAGGCACTGACAGAGCATCTGCACAAGAACACTAAGGTCTACaggaaaaactggaattttagGCAGAATCTACGTTGCTCTAGAATACTTACTAAACACACATCTGTGGTCCCAGACAAGAAAAATTTGTAGGGCTATTCAAGACACTCACAATGGAACAGATGGAGGACATGAAGCTCCAGAACTATATATTGTTCTTGCTTAAACCCAAATAGTTTTAAATACAATCTGGCCAGCCAATGTGGGATAGCTCAAACGAAGatcaaagatgaaaaatttaCAATTGTACCTAACTCTGTGGctgtctttcctcctttctgtgcCACAAGAGTAAGAAAATCAACTCCCAAACTTTTACTCAGTGTCCTATCTTCTAAAGACCATCCACCCCCATCACTGTACATTCAAATGCACTGTGCTCACTCTTGGCCTATAAATATAGACCATAATATTGTGCTGTTTGTCCTGTTTATTTAATGCCTTGGCTGAAGGGACCAACTATctttaaagcagaaaggaatgtcctgctgtgtttttcaCCAAGCTCTCTGCAAACATTAGCTGACTCTGATAAACTCCAAACAGAGGTGTTCCTGCCTGTCTGCTTCTAAACCACGGTGATATTGAACCCGGACAGAGGAGACAGAAAGTAGAGATCAAGGAACTCTTGAAAAAGCATGAAGAGGAAATACCACAAATGGAGACACACTAGTAGCTCACTTTCCTTCAAGATCTTTTTCTTAAGTACTTAACAAAAGAATCCCCTTGTGGCCAAAGATGTTGTTTGCCATAAAACAATTCCAACTTGCCTCCAAGTAGGACTACCACAAATTatcctgaacagaaaaaaaatcctcatcaCATTCATTCCTTGGCACATCTGGTGATTGTCAGTTGAGCACATATGGTAGATAATTTCAGGCAGCACTAGATTCACTCTGGCCCTTCATTCCAAATGAGCAACACTCTTTTCTTGAAGACAAAGCTGTGAAAGGAAATTCACCTCCCAGGAAATTTGCTGACCTATCCATATAGGGATGGGTGGGGCTGCACTTACTCTGGGAGTGAGCAATTGCTGCCCTGAAAGTCCCAAAGATTGGCACTCTCTGCTTACCAATGAAAGAAGTGCAGGGAATGACAGTGTAAGCTTCCTGCATGGCATCCCATCAAATGACTCAGAGCTCCGGACCACGAGATGAAGGTAATTCACTTTCCATTGCTcatccctctgcagggacagagcccatTCCCAGCCATATCCTGAACAGCAGTCAACTGATTTCAAACAGCCAACCCCCTTTGTTTAAGCCTAGTAAGAAACCACTAGATggaaagcatttaaaagcagGATCATAAGTATAAGCCATTAGGAAATAGGCAGAAGAgccagaaaatggaaaagatcaCTGGAGTAAGGAGAGATTGTAATAGATACATCACCTGTGAAGTTTAACCACTCAGGGTAAAACCTGTTCCCTCTGTCACAGTTTGTCAGTTAACCAGGGTTAAGTTCTGCTCCTAACATTCATTCTCCTTTTCTAAGTAAGTTGCATTTTGCtgagggaaaatgaaaactCAATTGTGCTAGTTTCTCTCAAGTGACTTTGTGAAATAGGAGGAAGAAGTAAtgtcaaaataaacaaattcacCTGCCTGTAAACTTTTGGCATAGAGATTTTTCCACTGCTCAGTCTTGTGGCAGACAATCTGTAGtttcttttgcttattttggAGTTCCTCTCAGCAAaccaagaaataatttttgtcattAGAAAGAGAAGTTTTAAGTAATAGCACAGAGCTCTCTAACCAAAAAACAGTGTTACTATCAGCAGCCAGAgtattttaaggaagaaatcTAAATTGTTTCTTAATCACTAGATTgtaaaagacatattttttaaattatacatgTGAAGGGCCAACTGATCATCCCTGTGAAATCCTCTCTAGTCAAAGCTGCTCCTTATGTTAAATATAAGAGTGTCTGAGAGAGCAGctaatatttctgtttgaaatttaGAATGGGAAAACTCAAGGGTGAAGGCCAAGCTTGAGGAAAAGACTGAGATTTTACTGATGGTCTGAGCAACTGTGAGCAACTGTCTCCTGCACAACTCTGCCAACTGAACCTCATCCTGACCTGCAGCACCCTCATCTAACCTGGAATATTTACACAGCTGTGTGGAAACACTCTGGAGTGTCCTTATTCcacctgctgctgtcctgctgttGGCTTAGTTTCAGGGGTTTGCTGGTGCCATTTGACTCTGGCTACCTCAGCCTGGCCACAGGCAACCTGTAGAGGTCTGACAGCACCCCTGAATCTTCTCTTGCAATCCCATGTTCAATCTTGAAACAGATTCATTTCAAATAGAATTAGCACACCTTTTCTTCAGTTAGCAGAGACCAGGGTGAAATCCTAGCCCCCTTATATTCTCTTCTCCTGTTTACTCAAAAAAGGAATAACACTACTTTTTCCTAGATCCTTGAAAATTagattaattttaattgaaaaaaattaattctgcctAATGCTTTAAGAGAAAGGACCTCTGAAAAAGCTtaagttttatattttctattataCACCCAAGAAATCCAAGAAGTACTTCagtatgtgtatttttaaagaaattaaaacctgttttccagtgaaaaagaAGCACGCTTCCATTCTGTAGTAGAAGAAGCCCAAATACGCAATTCCACAAacttaattattcttttttcatcACCTCTGATAGTCATGATATGTATGCACACTAGTAGACCTAAGCAAGTAATTCTGATAGTAAAAATGAGAGGAAACCAGCAGAAGCCCCCTTCTCTCAGCAGGAATTGCTCAACCTGCCCAACAGCTGAGCAAGGTGATGGGCTCAGTGCCAGGAACTGTGGCATGATGTGTGACAGACTCAGCTGAAGTGACTGGAAGCTGGACattcccctctgcagctgccctcCCTTGCTCTGCCGACAACTGCATTTAGCTGCATCTCCAGGACACTAAAAGTCAATGAAGCAACTTTGTCTATCTAACTGGGTGTAAGGAAAGATGAATCAATAGGGTCAAtaaaatgttctgctttttaatCTGTATCCGACATAGCTTTTAAAGATGCTTTGGAAACAGAACAACATAATAGAAGATAAATGGAGAAGGGCTTGTTGACTCACTAGACCATTTGACTGTTCCAAAGacagagggaggagagcagcttTATTTAAGTAACTTTGGAGCAAGAAAATGACATAATTCCTACTGGCCTTTGTAATGGCAGCTCTTGTAAGAATGAAAAGAGTTACCTTCATCATGATTCTGGTGCAATATGACCTCTGGCTCAGCATGGATAGAATTCCCAGGGTGGAAGAAAGGTGTGAAGAGCATACGAGCTTTCCTTTGCTTCAGGATATGCTGAAGGAGTTCATACAAAACATCACCTGAAAgacaagcagcaggaaaaaggaaatgaaaatgtacaTAACTGATGAGAAGACTCATTTAGCCATGTGATGCACGAATTCATGGCTCCTGGGTACTATTTTCAGACCCAAAAATGCTAGCAGTAAAATCCTGCATCCCACTGCAATGCAAAGTTCtcctttgaaaggaaaaaaaggcacatcACACCTCTGAGTGTGACATGGCAAACAGAACAGCAGTCCCCGACACCATAATTGTTGTATCTTTCCTTAATGGAACATAACACTGCAATATACAGGAGACCAGTGGACTAACTGCTTATTTTGTGCCTTTTATAAATTACATCTTGTATGGATGACCTTATTCCAACATCTACATGAAACACGTAAGGTACTAATGCATTGGTCTGGTGTAACTGGCTGCACATTTCAAAGTGAAATTGTACATCACAGGATAGGAAGTCTCTTGACTTTTCATTCTGCCTGCTCTTTGGCTTGTCACTGCTCATATTACAAAGGAACAGGGTTGTAACAAttacacattttctgaaaatggagTTAGTGAAGTTTCACTTCGGAAACCTTAGATTTTCTGGGAGAGTTTTCCCAAACATagggttttttcagttgttgTTCCTATGAGATTGTGAGCTATGCACTAGTTGTCCCTTGTCTCTGTAAACTGCCAATATTCTAATTTGTGGGCAACTTGAGTTTCTCTGTGTGAAACAGTTAAAGCTATACTGCTTTCCATAGTTCagcttcctttatttttaacatccaGGCTGCTTTTACTGTCTCAGCAGTGACTTCAgggcatttttaaaaggtgattGCAATACCTGAAAAcctaattaaaaacaaagccttGAGCACCCAGTTACATGAAAGTCTAAAAAGTGATTTTACCACATAATTTCCATCATTGAATGCAACAGTGGCATAATCATAAATAACTAGTGCTGTAACACTCCAAGCAATAAGGTAGCAAATTTGTACCTCTTTTGATTGGCCACACGGACTAGTGAAAACACCCATAAAgctgtctgcattttttttttttttacctaatgAAATAGCTCAGACTCTCGCATCACCCAGATGCAGCAATGTTAATatgatgaaaaacattttgtactctctccctcctctgctgcctcccttccCTAGGCAGCCCTGAACAGAACAGCTGTAGGGCTGTGAGCCCCTTTCTTGGCAAGGCTGTGGGAGTGGATGCCCTTCTCCTGCTTTAACCATGAGGGGAAATGATACAGCTTTCGTGTGGCTTCAGTCTGGAAAAACTTAATGCCTCTGTGGCAAACATTATTTCACAGTTCTTAAATTTCACGTACAGTTAATTCTGGGAAATGCTGAGGTAATGCCCCTTTACCTACAGTTATCTAAATTTTTAGGGACTGACTCAGATGTCCTCCACAAGGTTTACTGTCAGTGGGGAATAcctggagggaaggaagagacaAAATGCAAGGGAGGAGGCCTTTAGTTGGgttatttcatttcaaattcaGCTTAATCTTCTGAATAAAGTGAGATTTTGCAAGTCAGAGATTTTGCAAGTGTTCTCTGGGAACACTTTATTTCCAGcctagaaacatttttaatccTGCTTATTTCAAGTGCCCTCACGGCACACAAGGGGAAGAATAGGAACACAACTTGCAGGCAGGAAGGGGTGTTGCACACAACATACAGAAAGAAGACCCTTGGAGTCCTTGCCCACATCCCTGCTTTCAATACTCCTTTTGCTTCAAGCAGGGCTAATTTTTACACTCCAAGTGGTgtaacagaatttaaaaaaaaaaaaaattctaggcATTAGTTCTCATTAATGTATTACAGTGACAACAGACATCAAGTTTGGGCTCATCTTAAATACAAAATCAGTCCTGGATTTGAAGCACATGCTTAACAAACTTTATATGCACTAAATATAAGCAACAGTTTGTGAGGCAAACGCTGCAGGAGGATGGATGCGGAGAGTGGCCAAGCAGGTTGGTGCAGAATTAGACTCACAGCTTGATTATCAGCTGgatcccagcagcaccagctgtaCCCCTGCACCTTGTGAGCCTTGCACTGGAAGCCTCCTCACAGCAATTGTGTCACCACTTGGTCCAAGCTCTTTGATCACCTGTAGTGACTGAAGTGCAAGCCTTTATATTTAACAGGAGTACCTCGTGtggtcacaaaaaaaaaaagctcaaactCATATTTAGTTAAACACCCCTGACAAAGGAGGGCAGAAGCTTATTCTGACTGTGAAACTGGAGCAGACAGACCACAGGGGATACAAATACAGGCAGTCAACTCAGACATTTCTAAATCTCCTTTGTGAATAAATGAAGACATAATTTGAGCAATAGGCAGACTGATTCACACacctgtctgtgctgtgctgatggCTGGACTCCAGCACATGTGAGAATACGGTAAAGTAAAGCAAAACCCACAGGGGCTGTTAAATAGAGGCAAAGTCCCCAAGGAAGGAGTTTTGCAGTCAGTCACTTCTAGCAGCACCTCAGCCAAGACAACTGGAAGGCAAAATGCTAATATGGGCTGCTTAAAGAGGCTGGAGCACTTGATTAACTTGCTGCTGTAGCTGGGTCTGTGAACAGGTAAGTCTTTaaagggaagagctggaagtCACAAAATGCTGCCAGAGCCGCTTGCTttctgggagctctgcagggagtaTTAACTATAAACAGGTTGGATGTTTGGGTTTGAATTTGCATTCAAATATGCCTACAACTCAGGTGTATCAggatttcctttcctctttgtcCTTTCTGTCCTTGCCTCATCCAAGTGTCTGTCCTCCCTTTACCCTCCCtttcccagtccatcccagcaAAGGTGACCATTTCCTCCTCTGTCCCTTTTCAGCTTTTGCTGCagcttcctctctctttccaatCACAGCTTCTGTAAATAATCTTCACCTGAATGAGGGGACCTGTATCGAAAGTCCTCTTtggtcaggagcagcagagctttgcCATTCATCTCAAAGGTGTTGCTCTCAATGGGCCTCAAGGAAAACTCTTTCTCCGCCCACCGGAGCCACTGTGCCACATCTTCCCTGCTCCAGTAAACGGGCTGCAAACCTGTGCCAGAAAGAGACCACAGTTCTGTTACCAAATTGAGACAAGGCACAGGAACACAGGCAGACATCACTGAATTCCCCCCTTTCTCCTCACAACATAACATACAAAGTCTCAGGGGAAAGTGTGGGAGAGGAATGTCATGTTGGTGCAGGATTATTCTAAGCACTGGACTGTGAAATACTTTGGCACTTTGGTTTATCTGTGACATATTGAGAAATGTGAACTGCCTCAGCATCCTGAAGAAAGCTCACAGGACATTATTTCATTCCAGGTTTCCGCTGTGCAGAAGGATTTTCCTCCACATGCTCCTTCTGAtgtgcagagcaggcagcaggcaaAATCCTTGGTGCCATCCATCCTTGGTGTGTATCCTTTCACGGAAGATAGATGTGCTTTCTCTCCACATCCCTTTTACATTCATGGATCAAGAATAATGAAAAGTTGTCAAATGCAAGAGAGCCATGGCTTCTCTCCAGGTGGCTGGGGTGGGGTCTGTAAGGAAGGGCTGCTTAAACACAGCCCCTGTAACAGTGTGATTATCAGCACATGTCTTGTTGAGAGAGGTGTATTCAGACAGGTCCACCCCTCCTCCAGGTGCCATTACGTGAGCAGGTGCCATTCCCACACGGAGAGGAAAGCCAAGATTGTGCCACCTTTGGCACTGCTTTAGCCTGTGCTTCCTCTGTAGCAATCAAATATTACCAATGTAACTAGGTCCATGTAAGAGGGTATAGCTCTTTTTAGTAAAATAGTAGGGATATTTGGTTTGGGGACAGATTTTCCAAGGCGCCAAGGAGAATCTGGCACTTCCCTTCTGCCAGCCAGCTGGTACAGCTTATACAGCCTAGGCTAGCGTGTTTACTTACAGAGGCCCAACCACATTACCATCTAAGACATTTTGCCTGCTACCTTTATTGGGCCCAGGCAGAGATGCTTGGGAGGTATGACAATCCAGTATCTGTTCTacacacaaatttaaaatagcTTCCTTCCCCTGGAGAGAAGGCAGCACGGTGAAGAAGAGCTGTTTATACCCAAGTGGAGAGATTATCTCCAATCCAATGGGCgataaaagctttattttccttctccctcgTGAGATGACTCATTGTTTGACTTGCTACAAAGCTTGCCCACTGTGCATAGGAACATAAAATTTGCCATATCTGATCAGATCTCTGGTACAGAGCCTCTGGCAGGAGCCAGCACCTTACGCTTCAGAGGAAGACGAACCTCCCTTCCTCGTATTGCACCTGGCTGATTGTATGCTGCACATGGGAAGAAATTTCCTTCCTGGCACACCATTCTATGAGATCTGATTACCCTCCTCCTACCAAGCACTAAAAGAAGCCTGGGAGAGTTCTACCactcttgttttggtttggtttttactTCTTTAACAGATAGGCAACCCGTTTCTTTCTGTTTTAGCAAGAGGTAACATGAAGTGAATTGCATTCTGCTGCTTTGCCAGATTCCCAGACAACGGCTTTGGAAAGTCCCAGAGCCACAGCTGCATATAAAACTGAATCTCTGTCAGAAGAGGAATTGAGACTGTGCCTGAGAAAGGGTCAGAGCTGACCTAGGGAAGGGATGCCTCCATGGCTGTAGCAAGAATTTCCATTGGCTTTCAACTGTAGCATACTATTGTACTACAGAAACGAGGAGTAGCCTTTGATCATTTATGAAGTAAATTCTTTTCCCCCTATGAATTAGGGTCTGCTTATTGAGGTCAGAGTTTTCTGTAGGACCTTTCTTTTTGAAGGGACTGGGGTGAGGTGTAGATTTGCTCAGAGACATGGAATCCGTCATCTAAAATGCCAGAGTGAGGTCCATCTTCTGCTGAATAAAGGGCTattcctgcagaaaatacaCTCCAGACCCCAGACTGTTGCTGTagctaaaagaaaaaggtgagaCATGCAGGCAGACCACAACACATGAAAGGGTTTTATAAGACAGTCTGAGGAGTGCCTGAAATGCTcatgtgtgatttttttttgcctccctctTTGCCATGCCATGAAAGCAATAAATTGCCCAAAGGAGAACTGTCATGAAGAAATTTAACCGGCCCTCTGATGTGTACCTCACCTGGTGAGgcatgaaacaaaagaaaatatcactgtGAAAATCAGGCTGACAAGGACAGAGTTGTATGATAACTTCCCATGAGGTATGTGCTCCCTTACAGATAACaatgtaataaataaatcacTCCCTGTACAAACACAGATCGACACTTCCCACCTGCAGGTGACAGTACATTTCTGCCCTCTGTTCAACTAGTACAAAAGTACCGTGTCCAAAGAGAGCTTTAGATTGATCACTGCTAGACTCAGAACAGCCAAGTAAGTTACACAGACTGGGACAAGCCttgtgagctgtgctggcagctctgaaaCAGACCCAACACTTCACACTGCAAATGAGGTCTCTGCTGGgttgcagcagcacctctgaaaCTTGTGAGAAAAGCCCCAAAGTAATATGACCTAGGACCACTTGGCTTGAAATTACTGAGAATCAGCAAGCAGCCAGTCTAATTCAGTTTGGCTATGGCTAAAGTGAGTGGGTGGATGTGCCACATCACTCCACCCCTGGGGTGATCCCATAATTAAAATACTTACATTGTGTTTGAAAAACATAAGGTGCCATAAAATAAGTAAACTGCTTTGCCCTAGATGGATTTCTTATTCTCTcacttccctcccttcctgccctgctgctttcctgggaaGTTAGTTTCTCAAAAAAACATGCCCCCACCACACGCCCATTTGTTTTGTGAGGCTGAACCAGTTCAGTCACAGGAGGCTTTTCTAGGGGTGCACAGCAGTGTTGCTGAAAGTGCTTCAGAAACTGTCAttcaaaaaataattctttcacGAGCAGTACAGCATCTACTAAACTTGAGTGCCACCTTCTTTGACCCCTCTTAGGAAGAAGTAGCTGGTTTTGTGAAAACAAGGTCATGAGATGGTTGGCTTTGCAGCTGAAGGGATTTTATAGCACAGTGTACACTGCTATCAGTAGGTgataaaaatgctttcctgtACTGTCCATGAAAGAAAACCTAATCCCACTTATactattttccttctttggatgctgttttattttcctctctccatcttCTTTTATTGTCATACCCACAGTGGAGGAAAATGGGCTCTTTTTATCTCCCTGGTTTAATTCTCTGCAGAAGCTAACAGCACTGTCTTCGCCTAACAAAGATATTTACCAAGCAGAATAAAGTGAGGAAAACAAGAGCTGTGTTGCAAAATGAAGGCAGAGTTTTGCCTGCTGAACTGACTGCTGAAATCAGTGTGaagcttttgctgcttttactAAGTGCAGGCCAGACATGGGGGATGCTGCTGAATTTTGACCTAACAGTCAgacctggctctgctcccatcTCTGCCTTTGCTCCTCTGGTTGAAATCTGGCAAGCATTCCCCATCATGGTCTCTCTATCTGTGTAgtgcaaaaataaacaacaaaaccttctTGAACTCAATAGCTGAAAGCAGGTTAGACAAAGCTGTGCAAACCATCAGAATCTGGCTCTGTGAGATCCAGcgtattttctgtcttctgtcagTTTCCAAGCAGCACCTCCCGCAGagtaaaatacaataattcATTGACATGTTTATAAACTGACAGCTTTATATGCATTAAACAGGGAGCAAAACCTGTGCTCACCTTTCTAACACTGCAGGCTGATGGTGTCTTAATAGATTATCTACTTCTGCAGCATACTCCTCACCTGAAGTCCTGTTTCTAACACCTGTTACTCTGGCTACCTTATAAATGATGAGGATGATCAATTCTCATGCTGCAGGGCAAAAGCTGGTAACCATCCTGAGTGCAGAAGAAATCCACTCTTCATTCCATTCTATTCTCAAGCAGCAAAGCCAAGTACAGTGGAGAGGGAGTGATGGGGTAATTTATACTCTGAAGTAGCCAGTAAACCTGTTAAACACCAAAAGACATGGGCTCAAACAGGAATGTACTGGTTTGCTGAATACTTTAGGCTGATGGTCTCTGAAGAGTTCACTTCTGACAGAGAGCCCCTCAGGAAACTGAAGCCTGTGAGATTGGAAAAACAGagtgctgtgctcaggcagTATAACCTTTGCA from Sylvia atricapilla isolate bSylAtr1 chromosome 5, bSylAtr1.pri, whole genome shotgun sequence includes:
- the ETV6 gene encoding LOW QUALITY PROTEIN: transcription factor ETV6 (The sequence of the model RefSeq protein was modified relative to this genomic sequence to represent the inferred CDS: inserted 1 base in 1 codon; deleted 1 base in 1 codon), giving the protein MSEAPAQCCIKQERISYTPPASPVPNYPSSPLHVPVPQAIRMEEDTIRLPAHLRLQPVYWSREDVAQWLRWAEKEFSLRPIESNTFEMNGKALLLLTKEDFRYRSPHSGDVLYELLQHILKQRKARMLFTPFFHPGNSIHAEPEVILHQNHDEDGFVQRPSRPSAEAVHHNPPTIELLHRSRSPVTNNHRPSPDPDQRPLKSPMDNTLRRLSPADRVPGTRYQHENNQQEPYPLSVSPIENNHCPPPSEALQKPSSPRQESTRVIQLMPSTIMHPLILNPRHSDFKPPRLSEDGLHREVKPINLSHREELAYMNHIMVSVSPPEDHAMPIGRIADCRLLWDYVYQLLSDSRYENFIRWEDKESKIFRIVDPNGLARLWGNHKNRTNMTYEKMSRALRHYYXLNIIRKEPGQRLLFRFMKTPDEIMSGRTDRLEHLESQELDEQIYQEDEC